The Coffea arabica cultivar ET-39 chromosome 9e, Coffea Arabica ET-39 HiFi, whole genome shotgun sequence genome has a window encoding:
- the LOC113709412 gene encoding starch synthase 3, chloroplastic/amyloplastic isoform X1, whose protein sequence is MEVPLPLQKPLSCRAVVNGRTHIKITPFLGFLPHRTTSLLSSQSSLWSKDYGVAHISHRITASADFSRRRQRRTPTPRTQDSTPKGFVPKTQPGTSSQRRDQKNNGQKESQSNLPPKDLGTANKNRIELKQTSEEQDDDIEQAKEEDYENEIDNVVEEDWPSRKPPLDAEMSKLTENGRIRSGNKDLTETNEVRGVAKENEVDGHLSGIALEDQPFDVIASNKPVEIDDPKQQDTIKKNDVNQIGSTQIVKYMSEDEFLKPEQKEKDDSSLRLRMEMEANLRKHALERLAEENFEKGNRLFCYPELVKPDQDIEVFLNRSLSTLSNEPDVLIMGAFNDWRWKSFTTKLDKTSLNGDWWACQVHVPKEAYKIDFVFYNGKDVYDNNDKKDFCITVEGGMTVPEFEDFLLEEKRKELEKLAKEEAERKRHEEEQKRIEAEKAAREADRAQAREEAARRQEMLKEWIKKAAKSVDDVWHIEPSDFKGGDKVRLFYKKSSGPLIQAEELWLHGGHNKWKDGLSISTKLARSERKSGDWWYAEIVVPNRALVLDWVFADGPPHQARVYDNNDRQDFRAIVPRRVPEDHYWVEEEHQIYQNLQEERRIREEAIRAKAEKTAWMKAETKERTLKTFLLSQKHIVYTEPLDVQAGNAATVFYNPTNTVLNGKPEIWFRFSFNRWTHRMGPLPPQRMLPADQSSHVKATVKVPLDAYMMDFVFSEKEDGGIFDNKNGMDYHIPVIGGVIKEPPMHIVHISVEMAPIAKVGGLGDVVTSLSRAVQDLKHSVDVILPKYDCLNFSHVKDFQFHKSYSWGGTEIKVWFGKVEGLSVYFLEPQNGFFGKGCIYGCHNDGERFGFFCHVALEFLLQSGFHPDIIHCHDWSSAPVAWLFKEQYMHYGLSKARIVFTIHNLEFGAHLIGKAMAYTDKATTVSPTYSREVSGNPAVASHLYKFHGILNGIDPDIWDPYNDKFIPVSYTSENVIEGKRAAKEVLQQKLGLKRADLPLVGIISRLTHQKGIHLIKHAIWRTLDRGGQVVLLGSAPDPRIQNDFVNLANQLHSSHNDRARLCLTYDEPLSHLIYAGADFILVPSIFEPCGLTQLTAMRYGSIPVVRKTGGLYDTVFDVDHDKERAQACALEPNGFSFDGADAAGIDYALNRALSAWNDGRDWFNSLCKRVMEQDWSWNRPALDYLELYHAALK, encoded by the exons ATGGAGGTCCCTTTGCCACTGCAGAAACCATTGAGTTGTAGAGCAGTGGTTAATGGTAGAACCCACATCAAGATCACGCCTTTTTTGGGATTCCTGCCTCATAGAACCACAAGCTTGTTGTCTTCCCAA TCTTCTTTATGGAGCAAGGACTATGGGGTAGCTCACATTTCGCATCGAATCACTGCAAGTGCAG ATTTTTCTAGAAGAAGACAAAGAAGAACACCAACTCCTAGAACTCAAGACTCTACACCAAAAGGGTTTGTGCCAAAAACACAGCCAGGGACAAGCAGCCAGAGAAGAGATCAGAAAAACAATGGGCAGAAAGAAAGTCAGAGTAACTTGCCACCCAAGGATCTTGGGACTGCAAACAAAAATAGAATTGAACTCAAACAAACCAGTGAAGAACAGGATGATGACATTGAACAAGCAAAGGAGGAAGattatgaaaatgaaattgacaatgtTGTTGAAGAGGACTGGCCAAGCCGGAAACCACCACTTGATGCTGAAATGAGCAAGTTGACAGAAAATGGAAGAATTAGATCTGGTAATAAGGACCTCACTGAGACAAATGAAGTAAGAGGAGTTGCAAAGGAAAATGAAGTTGACGGTCATTTGAGTGGAATTGCTTTAGAAGATCAGCCATTTGATGTTATCGCAAGTAATAAGCCCGTCGAAATTGATGACCCAAAACAGCAAGAcacaattaagaaaaatgatgtAAACCAGATCGGGAGTACTCAAATTGTCAAATATATGAGTGAAGATGAATTCTTGAAACCAGAGCAAAAGGAGAAGGATGATTCTTCTCTAAGGTTAAGgatggaaatggaagcaaattTACGCAAACATGCATTGGAAAGGCTTGCtgaagaaaattttgagaaaggAAACAGATTATTCTGTTATCCTGAATTGGTAAAACCTGATCAAGATATAGAAGTGTTCCTCAATAGAAGTCTATCCACATTGAGTAATGAACCTGACGTACTGATAATGGGAGCCTTTAATGACTGGCGATGGAAGTCTTTTACTACGAAGTTGGATAAGACAAGTCTCAATGGTGATTGGTGGGCTTGCCAGGTCCATGTTCCTAAGGAAGCATACAAGATAGATTTTGTGTTCTACAATGGAAAAGATGTCTATGATAATAATGACAAAAAAGATTTCTGCATTACTGTTGAAGGTGGTATGACTGTTCCTGAGTTTGAAGATTTCTTGCTTGAGGAGAAACGCAAGGAGTTGGAGAAACTTGCGAAGGAGGAAGCTGAAAGGAAAAGACATGAAGAAGAACAGAAGCGCATAGAAGCAGAGAAAGCTGCACGTGAGGCTGATAGAGCACAGGCAAGAGAGGAGGCTGCAAGGAGACAGGAAATGTTGAAAGAGTGGATAAAAAAGGCTGCGAAGTCTGTTGATGATGTCTGGCACATAGAACCTAGCGATTTTAAAGGTGGGGACAAGGTCAGGTTGTTCTATAAAAAGAGCTCAGGTCCATTGATTCAGGCTGAGGAGTTATGGCTGCATGGAGGTCACAATAAGTGGAAGGATGGGCTGTCCATCTCAACAAAGCTTGCCAGATCTGAGAGGAAAAGTGGAGATTGGTGGTATGCTGAAA TTGTTGTGCCTAATCGTGCCCTTGTCTTGGACTGGGTTTTTGCTGATGGTCCACCTCACCAAGCAAGGGTTTACGATAACAATGATAGGCAGGATTTCCGTGCTATTGTTCCACGGCGTGTTCCTGAGGATCACTATTGGGTTGAAGAAGAGCATCAGATATACCAAAATCTCCAAGAGGAGAGACGGATCAGAGAGGAGGCCATCCGTGCTAAG GCTGAGAAGACAGCATGGATGAAAgcagaaacaaaggaaagaacTTTGAAAACATTTCTTTTATCTCAAAAGCATATTGTCTACACTGAACCTCTTGATGTCCAAGCTGGGAATGCTGCAACTGTTTTCTATAATCCTACCAACACAGTCTTGAATGGGAAGCCTGAAATTTGGTTCAGATTCTCATTCAATCGTTGGACTCACCGTATGGGTCCATTGCCACCACAGAGAATGTTGCCTGCTGATCAAAGTTCTCATGTTAAAGCAACTG TTAAGGTTCCTTTAGATGCATATATGATGGACTTTGTATTCTCTGAGAAAGAGGATGGTGGAATTTTTGACAACAAGAATGGCATGGACTATCACATACCTGTTATTGGAGGAGTTATCAAGGAACCCCCGATGCATATTGTGCATATTTCAGTTGAAATGGCTCCCATTGCAAAG GTGGGAGGCCTTGGTGATGTTGTCACTAGCCTTTCCCGTGCTGTACAGGATTTAAAACATAGTGTAGATGTTATCCTTCCGAAGTATGACTGTTTGAACTTTAGCCAT GTCAAGGATTTTCAGTTTCATAAAAGCTATTCTTGGGGTGGGACTGAAATTAAAGTTTGGTTTGGCAAGGTGGAAGGCCTCTCTGTCTACTTTTTGGAGCCTCAAAATGG GTTTTTTGGGAAAGGCTGTATATATGGTTGCCATAACGATGGTGAAAGATTTGGTTTCTTTTGTCATGTTGCTCTTGAGTTCCTTTTGCAAAGTGGATTCCATCCA GACATTATTCATTGTCATGATTGGTCTAGTGCTCCAGTTGCATGGTTATTCAAAGAACAATATATGCACTATGGTCTTAGTAAAGCCCGCATTGTTTTCACAATACATAACCTCGAATTTGGAGCACATTTGATTGGCAAAGCAATGGCATACACTGATAAGGCTACAACT GTCTCCCCCACTTATTCACGGGAGGTCTCAGGAAATCCAGCAGTTGCTTCTCATCTTTACAAGTTTCATGGAATACTAAATGGCATTGACCCAGACATATGGGACCCTTATAATGATAAATTCATTCCT GTATCTTACACTTCAGAAAATGTTATTGAAGGCAAAAGGGCTGCTAAAGAAGTTTTGCAGCAGAAGCTTGGCTTGAAAAGGGCAGACCTGCCTCTGGTAGGAATTATCAGTCGTTTGACTCACCAGAAAGGGATCCACctaataaaacatgcaatttggcGCACTTTGGACCGCGGTGGACAG GTTGTCCTGCTGGGTTCGGCTCCTGATCCACGCATCCAAAATGATTTTGTTAATTTGGCAAATCAATTGCATTCTTCTCATAATGACCGTGCACGCCTTTGCCTGACCTACGATGAACCTCTGTCTCACTTG aTTTATGCTGGTGCAGATTTTATTTTGGTCCCTTCAATTTTTGAGCCATGTGGACTCACTCAACTTACAGCAATGAGATATGGTTCGATCCCTGTTGTTCGTAAAACTGGAG GGCTTTACGACACTGTATTTGATGTTGACCATGACAAAGAAAGAGCACAAGCTTGTGCTTTGGAACCAAATGGATTCAGTTTTGATGGAGCAGATGCTGCTGGCATTGATTACGCACTCAATAG AGCTTTGTCTGCTTGGAATGATGGCCGAGACTGGTTCAATTCGTTGTGCAAACGAGTAATGGAGCAAGACTGGTCTTGGAATCGCCCTGCTCTTGATTACTTGGAGCTCTATCATGCAGCTCTAAAGTAA
- the LOC113709412 gene encoding soluble starch synthase 3, chloroplastic/amyloplastic isoform X2, translating to MEVPLPLQKPLSCRAVVNGRTHIKITPFLGFLPHRTTSLLSSQSSLWSKDYGVAHISHRITASADFSRRRQRRTPTPRTQDSTPKGFVPKTQPGTSSQRRDQKNNGQKESQSNLPPKDLGTANKNRIELKQTSEEQDDDIEQAKEEDYENEIDNVVEEDWPSRKPPLDAEMSKLTENGRIRSGNKDLTETNEVRGVAKENEVDGHLSGIALEDQPFDVIASNKPVEIDDPKQQDTIKKNDVNQIGSTQIVKYMSEDEFLKPEQKEKDDSSLRLRMEMEANLRKHALERLAEENFEKGNRLFCYPELVKPDQDIEVFLNRSLSTLSNEPDVLIMGAFNDWRWKSFTTKLDKTSLNGDWWACQVHVPKEAYKIDFVFYNGKDVYDNNDKKDFCITVEGGMTVPEFEDFLLEEKRKELEKLAKEEAERKRHEEEQKRIEAEKAAREADRAQAREEAARRQEMLKEWIKKAAKSVDDVWHIEPSDFKGGDKVRLFYKKSSGPLIQAEELWLHGGHNKWKDGLSISTKLARSERKSGDWWYAEIVVPNRALVLDWVFADGPPHQARVYDNNDRQDFRAIVPRRVPEDHYWVEEEHQIYQNLQEERRIREEAIRAKAEKTAWMKAETKERTLKTFLLSQKHIVYTEPLDVQAGNAATVFYNPTNTVLNGKPEIWFRFSFNRWTHRMGPLPPQRMLPADQSSHVKATVKVPLDAYMMDFVFSEKEDGGIFDNKNGMDYHIPVIGGVIKEPPMHIVHISVEMAPIAKVGGLGDVVTSLSRAVQDLKHSVDVILPKYDCLNFSHVKDFQFHKSYSWGGTEIKVWFGKVEGLSVYFLEPQNGFFGKGCIYGCHNDGERFGFFCHVALEFLLQSGFHPDIIHCHDWSSAPVAWLFKEQYMHYGLSKARIVFTIHNLEFGAHLIGKAMAYTDKATTVSPTYSREVSGNPAVASHLYKFHGILNGIDPDIWDPYNDKFIPVSYTSENVIEGKRAAKEVLQQKLGLKRADLPLVGIISRLTHQKGIHLIKHAIWRTLDRGGQILFWSLQFLSHVDSLNLQQ from the exons ATGGAGGTCCCTTTGCCACTGCAGAAACCATTGAGTTGTAGAGCAGTGGTTAATGGTAGAACCCACATCAAGATCACGCCTTTTTTGGGATTCCTGCCTCATAGAACCACAAGCTTGTTGTCTTCCCAA TCTTCTTTATGGAGCAAGGACTATGGGGTAGCTCACATTTCGCATCGAATCACTGCAAGTGCAG ATTTTTCTAGAAGAAGACAAAGAAGAACACCAACTCCTAGAACTCAAGACTCTACACCAAAAGGGTTTGTGCCAAAAACACAGCCAGGGACAAGCAGCCAGAGAAGAGATCAGAAAAACAATGGGCAGAAAGAAAGTCAGAGTAACTTGCCACCCAAGGATCTTGGGACTGCAAACAAAAATAGAATTGAACTCAAACAAACCAGTGAAGAACAGGATGATGACATTGAACAAGCAAAGGAGGAAGattatgaaaatgaaattgacaatgtTGTTGAAGAGGACTGGCCAAGCCGGAAACCACCACTTGATGCTGAAATGAGCAAGTTGACAGAAAATGGAAGAATTAGATCTGGTAATAAGGACCTCACTGAGACAAATGAAGTAAGAGGAGTTGCAAAGGAAAATGAAGTTGACGGTCATTTGAGTGGAATTGCTTTAGAAGATCAGCCATTTGATGTTATCGCAAGTAATAAGCCCGTCGAAATTGATGACCCAAAACAGCAAGAcacaattaagaaaaatgatgtAAACCAGATCGGGAGTACTCAAATTGTCAAATATATGAGTGAAGATGAATTCTTGAAACCAGAGCAAAAGGAGAAGGATGATTCTTCTCTAAGGTTAAGgatggaaatggaagcaaattTACGCAAACATGCATTGGAAAGGCTTGCtgaagaaaattttgagaaaggAAACAGATTATTCTGTTATCCTGAATTGGTAAAACCTGATCAAGATATAGAAGTGTTCCTCAATAGAAGTCTATCCACATTGAGTAATGAACCTGACGTACTGATAATGGGAGCCTTTAATGACTGGCGATGGAAGTCTTTTACTACGAAGTTGGATAAGACAAGTCTCAATGGTGATTGGTGGGCTTGCCAGGTCCATGTTCCTAAGGAAGCATACAAGATAGATTTTGTGTTCTACAATGGAAAAGATGTCTATGATAATAATGACAAAAAAGATTTCTGCATTACTGTTGAAGGTGGTATGACTGTTCCTGAGTTTGAAGATTTCTTGCTTGAGGAGAAACGCAAGGAGTTGGAGAAACTTGCGAAGGAGGAAGCTGAAAGGAAAAGACATGAAGAAGAACAGAAGCGCATAGAAGCAGAGAAAGCTGCACGTGAGGCTGATAGAGCACAGGCAAGAGAGGAGGCTGCAAGGAGACAGGAAATGTTGAAAGAGTGGATAAAAAAGGCTGCGAAGTCTGTTGATGATGTCTGGCACATAGAACCTAGCGATTTTAAAGGTGGGGACAAGGTCAGGTTGTTCTATAAAAAGAGCTCAGGTCCATTGATTCAGGCTGAGGAGTTATGGCTGCATGGAGGTCACAATAAGTGGAAGGATGGGCTGTCCATCTCAACAAAGCTTGCCAGATCTGAGAGGAAAAGTGGAGATTGGTGGTATGCTGAAA TTGTTGTGCCTAATCGTGCCCTTGTCTTGGACTGGGTTTTTGCTGATGGTCCACCTCACCAAGCAAGGGTTTACGATAACAATGATAGGCAGGATTTCCGTGCTATTGTTCCACGGCGTGTTCCTGAGGATCACTATTGGGTTGAAGAAGAGCATCAGATATACCAAAATCTCCAAGAGGAGAGACGGATCAGAGAGGAGGCCATCCGTGCTAAG GCTGAGAAGACAGCATGGATGAAAgcagaaacaaaggaaagaacTTTGAAAACATTTCTTTTATCTCAAAAGCATATTGTCTACACTGAACCTCTTGATGTCCAAGCTGGGAATGCTGCAACTGTTTTCTATAATCCTACCAACACAGTCTTGAATGGGAAGCCTGAAATTTGGTTCAGATTCTCATTCAATCGTTGGACTCACCGTATGGGTCCATTGCCACCACAGAGAATGTTGCCTGCTGATCAAAGTTCTCATGTTAAAGCAACTG TTAAGGTTCCTTTAGATGCATATATGATGGACTTTGTATTCTCTGAGAAAGAGGATGGTGGAATTTTTGACAACAAGAATGGCATGGACTATCACATACCTGTTATTGGAGGAGTTATCAAGGAACCCCCGATGCATATTGTGCATATTTCAGTTGAAATGGCTCCCATTGCAAAG GTGGGAGGCCTTGGTGATGTTGTCACTAGCCTTTCCCGTGCTGTACAGGATTTAAAACATAGTGTAGATGTTATCCTTCCGAAGTATGACTGTTTGAACTTTAGCCAT GTCAAGGATTTTCAGTTTCATAAAAGCTATTCTTGGGGTGGGACTGAAATTAAAGTTTGGTTTGGCAAGGTGGAAGGCCTCTCTGTCTACTTTTTGGAGCCTCAAAATGG GTTTTTTGGGAAAGGCTGTATATATGGTTGCCATAACGATGGTGAAAGATTTGGTTTCTTTTGTCATGTTGCTCTTGAGTTCCTTTTGCAAAGTGGATTCCATCCA GACATTATTCATTGTCATGATTGGTCTAGTGCTCCAGTTGCATGGTTATTCAAAGAACAATATATGCACTATGGTCTTAGTAAAGCCCGCATTGTTTTCACAATACATAACCTCGAATTTGGAGCACATTTGATTGGCAAAGCAATGGCATACACTGATAAGGCTACAACT GTCTCCCCCACTTATTCACGGGAGGTCTCAGGAAATCCAGCAGTTGCTTCTCATCTTTACAAGTTTCATGGAATACTAAATGGCATTGACCCAGACATATGGGACCCTTATAATGATAAATTCATTCCT GTATCTTACACTTCAGAAAATGTTATTGAAGGCAAAAGGGCTGCTAAAGAAGTTTTGCAGCAGAAGCTTGGCTTGAAAAGGGCAGACCTGCCTCTGGTAGGAATTATCAGTCGTTTGACTCACCAGAAAGGGATCCACctaataaaacatgcaatttggcGCACTTTGGACCGCGGTGGACAG ATTTTATTTTGGTCCCTTCAATTTTTGAGCCATGTGGACTCACTCAACTTACAGCAATGA